One window of the Pelmatolapia mariae isolate MD_Pm_ZW linkage group LG15, Pm_UMD_F_2, whole genome shotgun sequence genome contains the following:
- the clic5b gene encoding chloride intracellular channel protein 5b isoform X2 has protein sequence MILWLKGVMFNVTTVDLKRKPADLHNLAPGTHPPFLTFEGEVKTDVNKIEEFLEETLCPPKYPRLAAKHRESNTAGNDIFAKFSAYIKNTRPEANAALEKGLTRALKKLDDYLNNPLPDEIDANSMEEEKGSNRCFLDGNEFTLADCNLLPKLYIVKVVAKKYRNYDIPVEMSGVWRYLNNASTRDEFTNTCAADTEIETAYKDVARRLAK, from the exons ATGATCCTCTGGCTCAAAGGAGTCATGTTCAACGTCACGACCGTCGACCTCAAGAG GAAGCCGGCAGATCTGCACAACCTGGCTCCAGGGACGCACCCTCCTTTCCTGACCTTCGAAGGAGAGGTCAAGACAGACGTCAACAAGATTGAAGAGTTTCTTGAGGAGACACTCTGTCCTCCAAA GTATCCCAGACTGGCTGCCAAGCACAGAGAGTCCAATACAGCTGGAAACGACATCTTCGCCAAGTTCTCAGCCTACATCAAGAACACCAGACCAGAAGCCAACGCTG CTCTAGAGAAAGGTTTAACCAGAGCCCTGAAGAAGCTGGATGACTACCTTAACAACCCATTGCCAGATGAGATCGATGCAAACagcatggaggaggagaagggcTCCAACCGATGCTTCCTGGATGGGAACGAGTTCACTCTGGCAGACTGCAACCTCCTGCCCAAACTCTACATAGTGAAG GTTGTCGCTAAGAAATACCGCAACTACGACATCCCGGTGGAAATGTCGGGGGTGTGGCGCTACCTGAACAACGCCTCCACGCGTGACGAGTTCACGAACACCTGCGCTGCTGACACTGAGATCGAGACCGCCTACAAAGACGTGGCGAGGAGACTGGCCAAGTAG